The Corynebacterium occultum sequence CCGGGTGGCGGAATGGCAGACGCGCTAGCTTGAGGTGCTAGTGTCCTATTAACGGACGTGGGGGTTCAAGTCCCCCTCCGGGCACAGAATTAAAACTCCGGTTCCTGATCGTGAAGATGATCAGGAGCCGGAGTTTTCTGCTTTCCGCTCCCCCGGGGATGAATCGGGGGGTTGATTCACCCACTGTGGGGCCGCCCGGCCTGGGATACTTCAGATCATGAACACCTCCCCCAAGTTCCGGGACCACTTCACCGGTGTGGCCGCCGACTACGCCCAGCACCGTCCCACCTACCCCGGTGAACTCCTCGAGAAATTAGTGGAGCTCTCCCCCGACACCCGCCACGCCCTGGATGTCGGCTGCGGTAACGGGCAGCTTTCCCTCCTCCTGGCGGAGCACTTCGACCGGGTCATCGCCACCGACGCCAGTGCCGCCCAGATCGCTGCGGCCATGCCCCACCCCAGGATCATCTACCGGGTGCGCCCCGCCGAGGACAGTGGACTAGAGGACGGAAGCGTCAGCCTGGTCACCGTCGCCCAGGCCGCCCACTGGTTCGATCTGGCCCCCTTCTACCGGGAGGTTCGCCGGGTCGGCGCCCCTGATGCCCTCATCGCGTTAATCAGCTACGGCAGAATGCGCATCGACGGCCCCGCCAACCCCGCTGTCCAACACTTCTACGGTCCCGAACTGGCGGCATACTGGCCCGCCGAAAGAGCCCATGTGGAAAACGGTTATGCCGACCTCGACTTTCCCTTTTCGGAACTGAGGCAACCGGCATTCGAGATCACCCGGGAATGGGACGCCGGGCAATTCCTGGCATACACCGACACCTGGTCCGCCACCACCGCAATGCGCACCGCCCTCGGGGATGCCGAGGTACGCCGCCGCCAGCAACCCCTCCGGGAGGCCTGGGAAGGCATCCACAAGGTGCGCTGGCCGATCACCCTGCGGGTCGGAAAGATCCACCCCGGATAAACCCGACTCGGGTTCCGGACAACGGGCGGATTAAGCTGGATCCTCGTGAAATCCCTCCGCATCAGTACCTGGTTGAGAAGCCTCCGGCAATTTCTCGCCGTCCTCTTCAGCGATGCCGTCACCGCCTTCCTGGAATGGTCCTGGCTGCGCCGGATCGCGGTGATCACCGGCCTGGTGGTTTTCCTGCTGCTGACCCTCCTCGTCGATGTTCCACCCCTGACCACCCTGCGGGAGTGGGCGGATGGGGCCGGCAACTGGTTCCCCATCCTCTTCTGGTTCGGTTATGTCCTGATCACCCAGTTCCCCGTACCCCGCACCATCCTCACCCTCTCCGCCGGGGTACTCTTCGGCCCCTGGGTGGGCATCATTCTGGCGCTGAGCGCCACCACCCTCTCCGCCGCCATCTCCCTGAGCGTGGTGCGCGGACTACTCGGCGAATGGATCCGCCCCCGGCTCACCCACCCGGCGGTCGTCGGGATCGATGCCCGCCTCCGCCAGCGCGGCTGGCTGGCCGTCACCTCATTACGGATGATCGCGGGAGTCCCCTTCTCCATCCTCAACTATGTCGCCGCCCTGACCTCGGTGCCGTTGCTTCCCTTCGCCCTGGCCACCCTGATCGGTTCCGCGCCGGGTACGGTCCTGACGGTGCTGCTAGGTAATACCTTCACCGGGGAGGCAGATCCCCTCCTGCTGGGGTTGACCATTGCCTTGGCGATTCTGGGAATCATCGGACTCGCGTTGGATACCCGCCTGCCCGTCAAGCCTTAAGGGTAGACTGAATTCGAATGGTTCCGCGGTGTGCGGATTTCTGTCCAGGTCGAGTCCCCATTCCCCGCTCACGTCCCCGGGCAGTAGGCCGACACCGCTTAAAGTTTAAGGAGGCAGTACCGTGTTGGCAGTGCACGCCCGTTACCGTGGCAAGGCGGTCCGCCGGGCCGATCTGGTCAAACGTTCCGCCGAAGCCTTGTCCACCCTGAAGGGGGTCGGAAAATTCGAGGTCCTCGGTGTGGAGGATATTTGTGCCGTCATTGATTCGGCCCAGCCCGCCTGTGATGTGGTGATGGCCCTGCTCTCTGATGGAGAGTGGGCCGTGGGGCTGGGTATCGACCCCAGCCTTGACAGCGGGGATGAATCCGCCCCGGAGCGGGTCCGCAAGATTGCCTCCTCCGCACTCGGGCCAGTTGGCCGGAGCGTGCGGGCCGGTTCCGTGAAGGTCAAGGTACTCAACTCCTCTCAGGTCAGTGACACCTCAGCTTTCGACATCGCAGCCACCTTCCAACTGCTGGGCCAGGTGCTGTCCAAACGTTCCCTGGAGGGCCGGGAGGCCACCTCGCTGATGCGCCGCGGACTGAATCAGAATGAGGCCGCCGAGGAGCTGGGCATCTCCAAGCAGGCGATGTCCCAGCGGCTGCAGGCCGCCGGTTGGCAGGCGGAGAACTCCGGCTGGCGGTTGGCGGTCCATCTGATTGACTGGGCGAACCGTCCCGCCGCAGCCGTCGCCTGAGCCAGGTCCCCCCCGGACACCACAGATCCCCGCCTCCCCCGCCAGTATCTGGCGGCTGGGCAGACGGGGATCTGCCCGTGTCTTGAGTACTACAACCGTGGCGGCTGTTGATCGGGGTTGACGCCCCATTCCGACTGGGGAGACTCATTAGTCGGAGCCGGATTCGAATAGGGGCCGTTCTGGGTCCCAGCAGCAGGAGAGCCTGCCCCGGCTTCCGGAGTGAGGCCGGCCTGGCCGAAATCACTCTGGCCATAATCGGTTTCCGGCTGCTGCGCGGCGCCCAACGCGGGGGTGCTGCCCTCCGGGTCTTCCTCGCGGCGGCGGTTCTTGCGGCGCGGGTTGATCATCTCACCAGGCTCCGGATCCACCGGCTTCTGGGCCACCGCATTGGCGGCAGCCACGGCGGCGGCAATCGCCGGGTCAGACTTGGTGTTGAACCAGTCCGCCGGGTCATCCGCCTCGGCCCATTCCTTGGTTTCCGAGGAAACCTCACTGGCCTCATAACGGAAGACACCTTCGTCATCCTTCTTGGCCATGGCCTTGGCGAACTGCTCCAGGGAGTCACCGAACTGGCTGGGAATCATCCACATGGTGGAGGCCTGGCCCTCGGCCATCTTGGGGAGCTTATCCAGGTATTGGAAGGCCAGCACCTCCGGAGTCAGGCCCGAGGCCTTGATTGCGGCATTGACCTTTTGAATGGCGCGGGCTTCACCCTGGGCCTGGAGGTATTTTGCGGCCCGCTCACCCTCAGCCTTGAGGATGGTGGCATGCCGCTCCGCCTCCGCCCGGAGGATGGTCGCGTGCTTCTCGCCTTCGGCAGACAGGATCCGGGCCTGCTTCTCGCCTTCGGCGGTCTTGATGTCGGACTCCCGCCTGCCCTCGGCGGTCAGGATGGTCGCCCGCTTTTCACGGTCCGCCTTCATCTGCATTTCCATCGACTGCTGGATGGAGGCCGGCGGGTCAATGGCCTTGAGCTCCACGCGACTGATGCGCAGACCCCACTTGGTGGTGGCGGCATCCAGCTCGCCACGCAGCCGACGGTTGATGACCTCACGCGAGGTCAGGGTCTCCTCCAACGTCATGCCACCGACCACGTCTCGCAGGGTGGCCACGGAGATCTGCTCCACGCCGATGATGTAGTTGTCCACACCATAGATGGCCTTTTCCGGCTCATTGATCTGGTAGGTGACCACAATATCGATGGCCACCGTCAGGTTGTCCTGGGTGATCACGGCCTGCGGGGGGAAGGACACCACGCGCTCACGGGTGTCGATTCTGGTACGGACCCGGTCGATGAAGGGGACCAGGAAGGTCAGGCCACCGGAAACGGTGCGGGTATAACGGCCGAGGCGCTCAATGACGGCGGCCTCACCCTGCGGGATGAGTGCAATGGATTTAACGACGACGATGGCGACAAAGATGAGCACCACCAGTAGCAGGATTGTGCCTACCATTTAATCTTCCTTCCATACGACAGCAGTCGCGCCGTCGATGCTGATGACAGTGACTCGCTCGCCCACGGCGAACGAATGGGAGGGATCCATGCTGCGGGCCGACCAGATGGAACCGTCCAGGCGGACCTGTCCGGAATGACCGTCGACCAGCTCCAACACCTCCGCCTGGTTACCCACCAGGGCCCTGGTGGAGGTGTCCAACATCAGGGGGCTGTGAAAATGCCGCTTCAGGGCCGGACGCAGGAAGAACATCAGGCCGATCGACATCAGGGCGAAGGTCAGGGTGGCACCCCAGAGTGGAGCCCCGAGCAATGACACCCCGGCTGCTGCCAGCGCCCCGCCACCGAGCATGAGAAGGGTGAACTCCCCGACCATTAATTCCAGGCCAGCGAGCACCAGTGCCGCTATGAACCAGACTATTGCTCCCACAGGGCCACGCTACCGCAGAATGTGACTAGAGGAGGTCGGACTTGGAAATCTCCGGTGTGGTCACAAAATCAACCAGCCGCTCCACTGCCCCGATCAGGGTGGCATCCAGATCCCGGAAGGAGTTCACGGCGTTATAGACGCGGTGCCAACCCTCTTTGGGATCCGACCAGCCCAGGCGACGACAGATACCGGTTTTCCAGTCCTCTCCACGCGGGACCTCCGGCCAGGCCCGGATCCCCAGCCGCTCCGGCTTCACCGCCGCCCAGATATCGATATAGGGGTGACCGGTGACCAGCACATGTTCCCCCACCCCCTGCACCAGCCGGGTTTCCTT is a genomic window containing:
- a CDS encoding class I SAM-dependent methyltransferase, with protein sequence MNTSPKFRDHFTGVAADYAQHRPTYPGELLEKLVELSPDTRHALDVGCGNGQLSLLLAEHFDRVIATDASAAQIAAAMPHPRIIYRVRPAEDSGLEDGSVSLVTVAQAAHWFDLAPFYREVRRVGAPDALIALISYGRMRIDGPANPAVQHFYGPELAAYWPAERAHVENGYADLDFPFSELRQPAFEITREWDAGQFLAYTDTWSATTAMRTALGDAEVRRRQQPLREAWEGIHKVRWPITLRVGKIHPG
- a CDS encoding TVP38/TMEM64 family protein gives rise to the protein MRSLRQFLAVLFSDAVTAFLEWSWLRRIAVITGLVVFLLLTLLVDVPPLTTLREWADGAGNWFPILFWFGYVLITQFPVPRTILTLSAGVLFGPWVGIILALSATTLSAAISLSVVRGLLGEWIRPRLTHPAVVGIDARLRQRGWLAVTSLRMIAGVPFSILNYVAALTSVPLLPFALATLIGSAPGTVLTVLLGNTFTGEADPLLLGLTIALAILGIIGLALDTRLPVKP
- a CDS encoding MarR family transcriptional regulator is translated as MLAVHARYRGKAVRRADLVKRSAEALSTLKGVGKFEVLGVEDICAVIDSAQPACDVVMALLSDGEWAVGLGIDPSLDSGDESAPERVRKIASSALGPVGRSVRAGSVKVKVLNSSQVSDTSAFDIAATFQLLGQVLSKRSLEGREATSLMRRGLNQNEAAEELGISKQAMSQRLQAAGWQAENSGWRLAVHLIDWANRPAAAVA
- a CDS encoding SPFH domain-containing protein is translated as MVGTILLLVVLIFVAIVVVKSIALIPQGEAAVIERLGRYTRTVSGGLTFLVPFIDRVRTRIDTRERVVSFPPQAVITQDNLTVAIDIVVTYQINEPEKAIYGVDNYIIGVEQISVATLRDVVGGMTLEETLTSREVINRRLRGELDAATTKWGLRISRVELKAIDPPASIQQSMEMQMKADREKRATILTAEGRRESDIKTAEGEKQARILSAEGEKHATILRAEAERHATILKAEGERAAKYLQAQGEARAIQKVNAAIKASGLTPEVLAFQYLDKLPKMAEGQASTMWMIPSQFGDSLEQFAKAMAKKDDEGVFRYEASEVSSETKEWAEADDPADWFNTKSDPAIAAAVAAANAVAQKPVDPEPGEMINPRRKNRRREEDPEGSTPALGAAQQPETDYGQSDFGQAGLTPEAGAGSPAAGTQNGPYSNPAPTNESPQSEWGVNPDQQPPRL
- a CDS encoding NfeD family protein, which codes for MGAIVWFIAALVLAGLELMVGEFTLLMLGGGALAAAGVSLLGAPLWGATLTFALMSIGLMFFLRPALKRHFHSPLMLDTSTRALVGNQAEVLELVDGHSGQVRLDGSIWSARSMDPSHSFAVGERVTVISIDGATAVVWKED